AAAATGGCCGTGATGAAAACCAAAAGGGCAGGGGAGAGCTGAAGCCAAAATGGTCGTGATGAAAAACAAAAGAGCAGGGGAGAGATGAAGCCAAAATGGTCGTGATGAAAACCAAAAGGGCAGGGGAGAGATGAAGCCAAGCCAGAGGAAGGGGGGAGGGCGATAATATCGGGGTTTTGGGAGCTCAGGAGTTGATTCGAGCAGCCCGAGAACGCCAATAACGCCAGACAAGAAGCACCAAAGCAGCCCCCAGGGCATCAGCCCCCCAATCCAAAAAATCGACCTCCCTGCCCGGCACAAAGGATTGATGCCATTCGTCACTCGCCCCATAGAGTGCGGCATAAAACCAAGCCCACAAGTCGACGGGTTTCACTTGCGGCCAGCATAAAAAGGCCATTCTTCCAAGCCCCGCCATCACCCCGTAGGCGATCCCGTGGACGAGCTTGTCCTGATGGGGAAAAAGATCCAACGTTATCATTCCGGGGCGATCTGAGAGGAGATAGATCAGACCCGAATAGACGATCAGAGCGAATGAGTAAAAAATCCGCTGGTTGGAATCATTCAGGTAAGGGAGCATGGCAGTCTCATACAGGTAAGGATGCGTTGGCCTCCATTCCGAAATCGTGAAAGATCTGTAATTTTAACCTGTTAGATCCATCCTTACCAGGAGGGCACTACCAGGTTCCGTAGCTGGGAAAGGTCAACCACACGATCCTTATATTTTGTATCGGCCAAGGTCAACAGCACGATTCCCCATCCTCCCCTGAGCAGCATCCATCAGCCAGAGCCATTTTGGGGTCGATTCCCTCCTTTATCAGCCACTCCCGAATCCCCTCCGTGCAACACACTCCCCGAGGATTGAAAATGCTGCACTGACATGGGCGGCCCTTGGCTTTTTCCCGGATCATGGCGGAAATATCTGTTATTCCGTATATGCGGAACTTATCAAGAACCTCCCCTTTTTTGATCTTAAAGCAGTAGCAGAGAGGGGTCTCCAGGTGTTCATCCTTTACCGTGACCCGATGGATCAACTGTGGGGTGGTAAAGGTGTGTCCGGTTGGAAATTCAAAATAGACTGTGGGGCAGTCGGGTTGTGGGCAAAAATAGTAGGCGCCGTTGGCATCAACCTCTTTGCGAAAGGGGGCTTTCAGGGTGTGTTGTGGAGTCTTTGGGGTGATGGCTTCCCCCAAATGATTACAAGTGGGGCAGGGCCGTTGTTCATCTCTGCTCTGGCTGCTACAGCCGCACCCTGAGGTTGTCTTTGGATTAGATTCCATGTCGTCAATCCGTGATTTTGGCAGCCTGCACCAACGGCGTGGTGTTCAGGGCTCTCTGACCAAGCGTAGCCCCACGGTATAGATGTTGTTGGTGGGGAGGTAGAATTGGCGATAGCGACAGCGCAGGCCATTGGCATTGCTGTTCCAGCCGCCCCCACGACGCACCCGGGTGGTGCCGCTCTCCTCATAGAGGGGATCTTCCGAGGCATGGCTGTCATAGGCGTGGCTGTCATAGAGATCCTGCACCCACTCCCAGGCGTTGCCCTGCATGTCATACAAGCCCCAGGCATTGGCAGTCAACCCGCCCACCGGCTGGATTTGACTGTTGGAGTTGGATGAATACCAACCATGATTGGCCAACTCTTCATCGTCATCTCCAAAGGGCCAAGTGGTAGTCGTTCCCGCCAGACAGGCATATTCCCACTCCGCCTCGGTGGGCAGTCGGTAGCTTCCCTCTCCCAGGTCGTTCATGGCGGTGATAAAATCCTGCACATCATTCCACGAGACTTCCTCTATGGGGCAGTCATCCCCGCAATTGGCGAAATAGGCCGGGTTGCTGCCCATCACCGATTGCCACTGCGCCTGGGTCACTTCGGTGGTCTGCATGAAAAAATCTTCAGTGATGGTGACCGTGTGGAGGGGGGATTCGTTGACATAACAGGCATAGCCCGATTCGCTGTCATCGTCTTCACACCCCATCTCAAAGGTGCCGCTGGCAATACGTACGAAGTCCATGTTGAGGGAGTTGGTATAGGTATCATCGCTTGATCCGCTACTGTCACCCTCAAGCTGAAAGGTTTGCACCAGAAAGAGCGCCATTTCAGCCCGGTTGATGGTCAGGCTAGGACAATAGTCCCCCTCTCCATCGCACTCCCGGCCTGGTTCGATGGTGTTGTCGGTGTAACCTTCCTCTGCCAGTTTTTCGATATAGGATGCCGCCCAATAGTCGCTGGCGATGTCACCAAATACCGAACCAGTGGCTGTGGGGGGGGCATAATCAACCCCATACTTGGCTCGAACCAGAAACACCGCCATCTCCGAGCGGGAGATCTCCCGGCTGGGGCAATAGGTGCTGTCGGTGCAGCCGCTGGTGATCCCCAGCTCTGAAAATTTTTCAATAAAATTTCCCGCCCAATAATCAGCAGAAACATCATCAAACACGGCACCGGTCGCGGTGGTGGGGTT
This Magnetococcales bacterium DNA region includes the following protein-coding sequences:
- a CDS encoding SUMF1/EgtB/PvdO family nonheme iron enzyme — translated: NPTTATGAVFDDVSADYWAGNFIEKFSELGITSGCTDSTYCPSREISRSEMAVFLVRAKYGVDYAPPTATGSVFGDIASDYWAASYIEKLAEEGYTDNTIEPGRECDGEGDYCPSLTINRAEMALFLVQTFQLEGDSSGSSDDTYTNSLNMDFVRIASGTFEMGCEDDDSESGYACYVNESPLHTVTITEDFFMQTTEVTQAQWQSVMGSNPAYFANCGDDCPIEEVSWNDVQDFITAMNDLGEGSYRLPTEAEWEYACLAGTTTTWPFGDDDEELANHGWYSSNSNSQIQPVGGLTANAWGLYDMQGNAWEWVQDLYDSHAYDSHASEDPLYEESGTTRVRRGGGWNSNANGLRCRYRQFYLPTNNIYTVGLRLVREP
- a CDS encoding VanZ family protein; this translates as MLPYLNDSNQRIFYSFALIVYSGLIYLLSDRPGMITLDLFPHQDKLVHGIAYGVMAGLGRMAFLCWPQVKPVDLWAWFYAALYGASDEWHQSFVPGREVDFLDWGADALGAALVLLVWRYWRSRAARINS